A single region of the Acidimicrobiia bacterium genome encodes:
- the rsfS gene encoding ribosome silencing factor, whose amino-acid sequence MTRPDPVTLLRASSAARAAADKKGTDIVVLGVGDILAIVDCFVLVSASNTRQVRTIVDEVRRALAVDGPPIGVEGLDDATWVLLDYGDVVVHVFLDETRAYYDLDRLWADAARLAVDADAAPVAVKGR is encoded by the coding sequence CCGTCACCCTCCTGCGGGCGTCGAGCGCGGCCCGCGCCGCGGCCGACAAGAAGGGCACCGACATCGTCGTGCTCGGGGTCGGCGACATCCTCGCCATCGTCGACTGCTTCGTGCTCGTCAGTGCCTCGAACACCCGGCAGGTGCGCACGATCGTCGACGAGGTGCGGCGAGCCCTGGCCGTCGACGGCCCGCCCATCGGGGTCGAGGGCCTCGACGACGCCACGTGGGTGCTCCTCGACTACGGCGACGTGGTCGTGCACGTCTTCCTGGACGAGACCCGCGCCTACTACGACCTCGACCGCCTGTGGGCGGACGCGGCGCGGCTCGCCGTCGACGCCGACGCCGCGCCGGTCGCGGTCAAGGGTCGCTAG